The following coding sequences are from one Capsicum annuum cultivar UCD-10X-F1 chromosome 3, UCD10Xv1.1, whole genome shotgun sequence window:
- the LOC107864763 gene encoding agamous-like MADS-box protein AGL66, with the protein MGVRPSRIVDLRKKKVLLDKRLESLYKKAKHLEILCDIEIGMFFFSPGDQNIFAWPSLTQATDRVKNYLDFFDKQRPIKMVKHEDFLQSVLNAKEDKINQLEKIVEKKEIEYNFNQLVEEIKRFDELEVREIKALINLFAVKRAQLDERAKQLNENVETEIDSNDYNDGKENEGHL; encoded by the coding sequence ATGGGGGTTAGGCCTAGTAGGATTGTCGATCTGAGAAAGAAAAAAGTTCTACTGGATAAAAGATTAGAATCGTTGTATAAGAAAGCAAAACATTTAGAAATTTTATGTGATATCGAAATTGGTATGTTCTTTTTTAGTCCTGGAGATCAAAATATTTTTGCTTGGCCATCTCTAACCCAAGCTACGGATAGGGTGAAGAACTATCTAGATTTCTTTGATAAGCAACGCCCAATTAAGATGGTCAAACATGAAGACTTCCTTCAGTCGGTACTGAATGCTAAGGAAGATAAAATTAATCAACTTGAGAAAATAGTTGAGAAGAAGGAAATAGAGTACAATTTCAATCAACTTGTTGAGGAAATAAAAAGATTTGATGAACTTGAGGTTAGAGAAATTAAAGCGTTGATCAATCTATTTGCTGTTAAGAGGGCCCAGCTGGACGAAAGGGCTAAACAACTTAATGAAAATGTTGAAACTGAAATTGATTCTAATGACTACAATGATGGAAAAGAGAATGAAGGGCATCTTTAA